One Peterkaempfera bronchialis DNA window includes the following coding sequences:
- a CDS encoding LLM class flavin-dependent oxidoreductase, with translation MSIHWFLPTASDGRSLAVGTQRSHGPGIDQPASQSPCADRFRPPDLRYLTQIAQAAEQLGFDAVLTPTNTWCEDAWLTCAALARETERLRFMVALRPGYLVPTLAAQMAATFQRHSGGRLLLNIVTGGEDTEQARFGDHLIKSQRYQRCDEFLTVLRGAWSGTPFTFTGQHYDVRDATVLAPPDPIPEVLFGGSSTEAGPVAAAHADTYLTWGEPPDQVAAKLDRIRKLAAAAGRTVRFGIRFHVVTRDTSQEAWAAAERLIAGIDPDHIDRVQRVLAASQSTGQAAMNQLHTAYRTTRRTADLEIYPNVWAGVGLLRGGAGTALVGSHREVADRITEYQALGIEEFVLSGFPHLEEAYWVGEGVLPLLTPRPTAAVTR, from the coding sequence ATGAGCATCCACTGGTTCCTGCCCACCGCCAGCGACGGCCGCTCCCTGGCCGTCGGCACCCAGCGCAGCCACGGCCCTGGCATCGACCAGCCGGCCAGCCAGAGTCCGTGCGCAGACCGCTTCCGCCCCCCGGATCTGCGCTACCTGACCCAGATCGCCCAGGCCGCCGAGCAGTTGGGCTTCGACGCGGTCCTGACCCCCACGAACACCTGGTGCGAGGATGCCTGGCTGACCTGCGCCGCCCTGGCCCGCGAAACCGAGCGCCTGCGGTTCATGGTCGCGCTGCGGCCCGGCTACCTGGTGCCCACTCTGGCAGCGCAGATGGCCGCCACCTTCCAGCGGCACAGCGGCGGCCGGCTGCTGCTGAACATCGTCACCGGCGGCGAGGACACCGAACAGGCCCGCTTCGGCGACCACCTGATCAAGTCGCAGCGCTACCAGCGCTGCGACGAATTCCTCACCGTGCTGCGCGGCGCCTGGTCCGGCACGCCCTTCACCTTCACCGGCCAGCACTACGACGTCCGCGACGCCACCGTCCTCGCACCTCCCGACCCGATACCCGAAGTGCTGTTCGGCGGCTCCTCCACGGAGGCGGGCCCCGTCGCCGCAGCGCACGCCGACACCTACCTCACCTGGGGCGAACCGCCCGACCAGGTCGCCGCCAAGCTCGACCGCATCCGTAAGCTGGCCGCCGCAGCGGGGCGCACCGTGCGGTTCGGCATCCGGTTCCACGTCGTCACCCGCGACACCAGCCAGGAGGCGTGGGCCGCGGCCGAGCGCCTGATCGCCGGCATCGACCCCGACCACATCGACCGCGTCCAGCGCGTCCTGGCCGCCAGCCAGTCCACCGGCCAGGCCGCGATGAACCAACTCCACACCGCCTACCGCACCACCCGCCGCACCGCTGACCTGGAGATCTACCCGAACGTGTGGGCCGGAGTGGGCCTGCTGCGCGGCGGCGCCGGAACCGCCCTGGTCGGCTCCCACCGCGAAGTCGCCGACCGCATCACCGAATACCAAGCCCTCGGCATCGAGGAGTTCGTCCTGTCCGGGTTCCCGCACCTGGAAGAGGCGTACTGGGTCGGCGAAGGCGTCCTGCCACTCCTGACCCCCCGGCCCACCGCGGCGGTCACGCGATGA
- the nicT gene encoding Nickel transporter NicT, with amino-acid sequence MTTSSAPPAAPPAARSGPRGRLSRQEWTRLGAMGGFILLLHVAGWFTLLAIVAPQHHNVGGAVFGAGMGLTAYTLGMRHAFDADHIAAIDNTTRKLMADGQRPLSVGFWFSLGHSSVVFGLCALLAFGVRTLAGQVEDDGSALQRTTGLIGTTVSGVFLMLIALINLGVLAGILKVFRRMRTGDYDEAELEAQLDKRGFMNRILGRVTRAVTKPWHMYPVGLLFGLGFDTATEVSLLVLAGGAAAFQLPWYALLTLPVLFAAGMSLLDTIDGSFMNFAYEWAFSKPVRKVYYNITITGLSVAVAFVIGGIELVGLLSEKLDISGGVIGWIAELDLNLVGYAIVGLFVLTWLVALAVWRYGRIEEKWSSGLRQGAAEEA; translated from the coding sequence ATGACGACCAGCAGTGCGCCGCCCGCCGCGCCCCCCGCCGCCCGCAGCGGCCCGCGCGGCCGTCTCTCCCGGCAGGAGTGGACGCGCCTGGGCGCCATGGGCGGCTTCATCCTGCTGCTCCATGTCGCGGGCTGGTTCACCCTGCTGGCGATCGTGGCGCCGCAGCACCACAACGTCGGCGGAGCCGTCTTCGGCGCCGGGATGGGCCTCACCGCCTACACCCTGGGCATGCGGCACGCCTTCGACGCCGACCACATCGCCGCCATCGACAACACCACCCGGAAGCTGATGGCCGACGGCCAGCGCCCGCTCTCGGTCGGCTTCTGGTTCTCGCTGGGCCACTCCTCCGTGGTCTTCGGCCTCTGCGCGCTGCTCGCCTTCGGCGTACGCACCCTGGCCGGACAGGTCGAGGACGACGGCTCGGCGCTGCAACGCACCACCGGGCTGATCGGCACCACCGTCTCCGGTGTCTTCCTGATGCTGATCGCGCTGATCAACCTGGGTGTGCTGGCGGGCATCCTCAAGGTCTTCCGCCGGATGCGCACCGGCGACTACGACGAGGCGGAGCTGGAGGCGCAGCTGGACAAGCGCGGCTTTATGAACCGCATCCTGGGCCGCGTCACCCGCGCCGTCACCAAGCCGTGGCACATGTACCCGGTGGGCCTGCTCTTCGGCCTGGGCTTCGACACCGCCACCGAGGTCTCGCTGCTGGTGCTGGCCGGCGGCGCCGCCGCCTTCCAGCTGCCCTGGTACGCGCTGCTGACCCTGCCGGTGCTCTTCGCCGCCGGGATGAGCCTGCTGGACACCATCGACGGCTCGTTTATGAACTTCGCCTATGAGTGGGCCTTCTCCAAGCCGGTGCGCAAGGTCTACTACAACATCACCATCACCGGTCTTTCGGTCGCCGTGGCCTTTGTCATCGGCGGGATCGAGCTGGTCGGCCTGCTGTCCGAGAAGCTGGACATCAGCGGCGGCGTGATCGGCTGGATCGCCGAGCTGGACCTCAACCTGGTCGGCTATGCCATCGTCGGCCTCTTCGTCCTGACCTGGCTGGTGGCGCTGGCCGTGTGGCGGTACGGCCGGATCGAGGAGAAGTGGTCCTCGGGGCTGCGCCAGGGAGCCGCCGAGGAGGCGTAA
- a CDS encoding dioxygenase family protein, protein MTTVAPDRTTPDRMPVLYLSHGAPPLADDPIWPGELAAWSAGLPRPTAILMVSAHWEEAPLALGATSTVPLVYDFWGFPEHYYRVAYPAPGAPELAEEVRKLLRAPGTPVQDIPDRGLDHGAYVPLVEMFPGADIPVLQVSLPTLDPQRLMELGRRLAPLRDQGVLIVGSGFFTHNLRAISPDGRVPGVMAEFDDWGRRALEAGDVDALLDFERKAPAGRLAHPRTEHFAPLFVTLGAGADELASQRAVIDGFWMGLAKRSIQIG, encoded by the coding sequence ATGACCACCGTCGCGCCCGACCGGACGACGCCCGACCGGATGCCCGTGCTCTACCTGTCGCACGGCGCTCCCCCGCTCGCGGACGACCCGATCTGGCCCGGCGAGCTGGCCGCCTGGTCCGCCGGACTGCCGCGCCCCACGGCGATCCTGATGGTCTCCGCCCACTGGGAGGAGGCCCCGCTGGCGCTCGGCGCGACCAGCACCGTGCCGCTGGTCTACGACTTCTGGGGCTTCCCCGAGCACTACTACCGGGTGGCCTACCCGGCGCCGGGCGCCCCCGAGCTGGCCGAGGAGGTCCGCAAGCTGCTGCGGGCCCCCGGCACCCCGGTCCAGGACATCCCCGACCGAGGGCTGGACCACGGCGCCTATGTACCGCTGGTGGAGATGTTCCCCGGGGCCGACATCCCGGTGCTCCAGGTGTCGCTGCCGACCCTGGACCCGCAGCGGCTGATGGAGCTCGGGCGTCGGCTCGCCCCGCTGCGCGACCAGGGCGTACTGATCGTCGGCAGCGGCTTCTTCACCCACAACCTGCGGGCGATCAGCCCGGACGGCCGAGTCCCGGGCGTGATGGCCGAGTTCGACGACTGGGGCCGCCGGGCACTGGAGGCCGGCGATGTGGACGCGCTGCTGGACTTCGAGCGCAAGGCACCGGCCGGGCGGCTGGCCCACCCGCGCACCGAGCACTTCGCCCCGCTCTTCGTCACCCTCGGCGCCGGCGCCGACGAGCTGGCCTCGCAGCGCGCCGTGATCGACGGCTTCTGGATGGGCCTCGCCAAGCGGTCGATCCAGATCGGCTGA
- a CDS encoding nuclear transport factor 2 family protein: MTAPRPPLPPFTEETALLKVQLAEDAWNSRDPERVALGYTEDSAWRNRDEFINGREEIIAFLTRKWQRELGYRLRKELWSYTGNRISVRFEYECHDADGQWFRSYGNEQWEFTEDGLMARRYASINDLPIEPHERRIATDG; this comes from the coding sequence ATGACCGCACCGCGCCCGCCGCTCCCGCCGTTCACCGAGGAGACCGCGCTGCTGAAGGTCCAGCTCGCCGAGGACGCCTGGAACAGCCGGGACCCGGAGCGGGTGGCGCTCGGTTACACCGAGGACTCCGCATGGCGCAACCGCGACGAGTTCATCAACGGCCGGGAGGAGATCATCGCCTTCCTCACCCGCAAGTGGCAGCGCGAACTCGGCTACCGGCTGCGCAAGGAGCTCTGGTCGTACACCGGCAACCGGATCTCGGTGCGCTTCGAGTACGAGTGCCATGACGCCGACGGCCAGTGGTTCCGCTCATACGGCAATGAGCAGTGGGAGTTCACCGAGGACGGCCTGATGGCCAGGCGCTACGCCAGCATCAACGACCTGCCCATCGAGCCGCATGAGCGGCGCATCGCCACCGACGGCTGA
- a CDS encoding transposase — protein sequence MFTPEELQELNQALARTGQGPRLRESDEIHPLSIHVFGLCGAHYTGATQGRARRRRYRCAGNRQRDRRVPKCGCKSLDAELIEGRVWSEVCDLLSSPEKLLSLAEELLDMTKASGVDYAARIEDLDSQIEEIDTALGITVATTARQAARRKLGPQAAKEFTERATRPLEKELAELESLREQAAAWQQAAEAQVARAQDLQRLAEKAGSRMYSMSLSQQQEVYGLLDLRVTVLADGTRRRVRSDDTVVGWFRARNADVPILTDAAWERVAPIFEGRPGRKAKVGPRAYLEAILTKARTGCAWSAVPGGQSIYHKWSTSGLWDRLMEALADLPGTPVAQGAALPPLQIEGRVDPRLLIGNDSVPAEEDLKTSSARPM from the coding sequence ATGTTCACCCCTGAAGAGCTTCAGGAGCTCAACCAGGCGCTCGCGCGCACCGGCCAAGGCCCCAGGCTCCGGGAGAGCGACGAGATCCACCCGTTGTCCATACACGTCTTCGGCCTCTGCGGGGCCCACTACACCGGGGCCACCCAAGGCCGTGCCCGCCGACGCCGCTACCGATGTGCGGGAAACCGGCAGCGGGACCGCCGCGTGCCGAAGTGCGGTTGCAAGAGCCTCGACGCCGAACTGATCGAGGGACGCGTCTGGAGCGAGGTCTGCGACCTGCTCTCCAGCCCGGAGAAACTGCTGTCCCTGGCCGAGGAACTCCTCGACATGACCAAGGCGTCCGGCGTCGACTACGCGGCTCGGATCGAGGATCTCGACTCGCAGATCGAGGAAATCGATACGGCGCTCGGCATCACCGTCGCCACGACCGCTCGGCAGGCAGCACGGCGCAAGCTTGGTCCCCAAGCGGCCAAGGAGTTCACCGAGCGTGCAACACGCCCGCTGGAGAAGGAACTTGCTGAGCTGGAGTCACTCCGGGAGCAGGCGGCGGCCTGGCAGCAGGCCGCAGAAGCGCAGGTGGCCCGGGCCCAGGACCTCCAGCGGCTCGCCGAGAAGGCGGGAAGCCGGATGTACTCGATGAGCCTCAGCCAGCAGCAGGAGGTCTACGGCCTTCTCGATCTGCGCGTGACCGTGCTGGCGGACGGCACGAGGCGAAGGGTGCGGTCCGACGACACCGTCGTCGGCTGGTTCCGCGCCCGGAACGCGGACGTGCCGATCCTAACCGACGCCGCCTGGGAGCGCGTCGCCCCGATCTTCGAGGGACGCCCCGGCCGGAAGGCGAAGGTCGGCCCCCGCGCGTATCTGGAGGCGATCCTCACGAAGGCCCGCACGGGCTGCGCTTGGTCCGCCGTCCCCGGAGGTCAGTCGATCTATCACAAGTGGTCGACGAGCGGCCTGTGGGACCGGCTCATGGAGGCTCTGGCGGACCTCCCGGGGACTCCCGTCGCCCAGGGCGCGGCGCTGCCGCCCCTGCAGATCGAGGGTCGCGTCGACCCGCGGCTCCTCATTGGGAACGATTCGGTACCTGCGGAAGAGGACCTCAAGACATCGTCGGCCCGCCCGATGTAG
- a CDS encoding MarR family winged helix-turn-helix transcriptional regulator has translation MGETRWLDDDEMRAWEGFLAAGALLNRRIEQQLKEEAGLSHAQYEILVRLERAPGGELRMTELADALLTSKSGLTYQVTQLEKAGLVRRRACPTDVRGIFAVLTEEGRRTLHSAAPGHVALVRRLLIDHLTRDQLAVLADGLGAVGRRLRDDAGE, from the coding sequence ATGGGTGAGACGAGATGGCTGGACGACGACGAGATGAGGGCGTGGGAGGGCTTTCTCGCGGCCGGAGCGCTGCTGAACCGGCGGATCGAGCAGCAGCTCAAGGAGGAGGCCGGGCTCTCCCACGCCCAGTACGAGATCCTCGTCCGGCTGGAGCGCGCCCCCGGCGGTGAGCTGCGGATGACCGAGCTCGCGGACGCCCTGCTCACCTCCAAGAGCGGGCTCACCTACCAGGTCACCCAGCTGGAGAAGGCCGGCCTGGTCCGCCGCCGCGCCTGCCCCACCGATGTGCGCGGGATCTTCGCGGTCCTCACCGAGGAGGGCCGCCGCACGCTGCACTCAGCGGCCCCCGGCCATGTCGCCCTGGTCCGCCGACTGCTGATCGACCACCTCACCCGCGACCAGCTCGCCGTCCTCGCCGACGGGCTCGGCGCCGTCGGACGACGGCTGCGCGACGACGCCGGCGAGTGA
- a CDS encoding PIG-L deacetylase family protein: MTTVLIVVAHPDDAEIAMAMRILDYTQSGDRVRVHALTTGHTGSGTDLRRQECLAAGALLGISDYTFSQIPDSRFTSHRAQINAELFTVMRRDRPDIVYTHFPADQHLDHTVTSAEVTAVALREAANLTYFRSPYSTGFEPNEIFMGTAEHLQAKVAALACFTSQQQIDMATFTSLARNQYRQHVHHRVLERLPAEAHASELFSIARRLEFRPATAS; this comes from the coding sequence ATGACGACCGTACTGATCGTGGTCGCCCACCCCGACGACGCCGAAATAGCCATGGCCATGCGCATCCTCGACTACACCCAGTCCGGCGACCGGGTCCGCGTCCACGCCCTCACCACCGGCCACACCGGCAGCGGCACGGACCTACGCCGACAGGAATGCCTAGCCGCCGGCGCACTCCTCGGCATCAGCGACTACACCTTCTCGCAGATCCCCGACAGCCGGTTCACCAGCCACCGGGCGCAGATCAATGCCGAGCTTTTCACCGTGATGCGCCGAGACCGACCCGACATCGTCTACACCCATTTTCCCGCCGACCAGCACCTCGACCACACCGTCACCTCCGCCGAAGTCACTGCCGTCGCCCTGCGTGAAGCCGCCAACCTCACCTACTTCCGCTCGCCCTACAGCACCGGCTTCGAGCCCAATGAGATCTTCATGGGCACCGCTGAGCACCTCCAGGCCAAAGTGGCTGCACTGGCCTGCTTCACCTCCCAACAGCAGATCGACATGGCGACCTTCACTTCCCTCGCCCGCAACCAGTACCGCCAGCACGTCCACCACCGCGTCCTCGAACGCCTGCCAGCCGAAGCGCACGCCAGCGAACTCTTCTCCATCGCCCGGCGACTGGAATTCAGGCCAGCCACGGCCAGCTAG
- a CDS encoding phosphodiester glycosidase family protein: protein MTAPDRTPVSAADRRAVAELAVRGIHVADIQDLARDQRPFAQRITEPHRRTLAAGVVLDSRTLELESGSFTNAYTLTVDLNRAGAQPVTDRSGFRLRGLVHGAVVAAVSGSFSYISDDPAYQPDEPCLDLTIRHGQIAGLPTTGKPALLLHNGRLQIHHLPAIGTLTLAGHPYRWAGSKDPRPGHLAVFGAANCRVRYRDDPRTGFLRDVDPATNTTPHRADALDATVGPTASGLRITALHPGGGADLFTGALILRALLPTARHLTLGAPVRITSLDTNDTAGLEAGFSLGPTVAAAARGDTTPWDASLGLSPFRPGARYARTLIALDADRLHLQVLDGAPLTDHFRGVTAAETARLCEAAGWDPEKVYHLDGGQTSKIAYRSPDARPDAVGSLHYLRWPANATQPFHWQGLDGRVLRSALTITASDQEAP, encoded by the coding sequence ATGACCGCCCCCGACCGAACCCCGGTCTCGGCGGCGGACCGCCGCGCCGTCGCCGAGCTGGCCGTCCGGGGGATCCACGTTGCTGACATCCAAGACCTGGCCCGCGACCAGCGCCCCTTCGCCCAGCGCATCACCGAGCCGCACCGCCGAACCCTCGCCGCAGGTGTCGTCCTGGACAGTCGAACGCTGGAACTCGAAAGCGGCTCCTTCACCAACGCCTACACCCTGACCGTCGACCTGAACCGCGCCGGCGCGCAGCCCGTGACCGACAGGAGTGGCTTCCGTCTGCGCGGCCTCGTGCACGGTGCCGTCGTCGCCGCGGTCAGCGGATCGTTCTCCTACATCTCCGACGACCCCGCTTATCAGCCCGACGAACCCTGCCTCGACCTCACCATCCGCCACGGCCAGATCGCCGGCCTCCCCACCACCGGTAAACCGGCCCTGCTGCTGCACAACGGCCGACTCCAGATCCACCACCTGCCCGCCATCGGCACCCTGACCCTCGCCGGACACCCCTACCGCTGGGCCGGCTCCAAAGACCCCCGGCCCGGACACCTGGCCGTCTTCGGAGCGGCCAACTGCCGGGTCCGCTACCGCGACGACCCGCGCACAGGGTTCCTGCGCGACGTCGACCCCGCCACCAACACCACCCCGCACCGTGCAGACGCCCTCGATGCCACCGTCGGCCCCACGGCCAGCGGACTCCGGATCACCGCGCTGCACCCTGGGGGCGGCGCCGATCTGTTCACCGGCGCCCTGATCCTGCGGGCCCTGCTCCCGACGGCCCGTCATCTCACCCTCGGCGCACCCGTCCGCATCACCTCGCTCGACACCAACGACACCGCTGGACTGGAAGCGGGCTTCTCGCTCGGACCCACCGTCGCAGCCGCGGCCCGCGGCGACACGACACCCTGGGACGCGAGCCTGGGCCTGTCCCCGTTCCGCCCCGGTGCCCGCTACGCCCGCACCCTGATCGCCCTGGACGCAGACCGCCTCCACCTTCAGGTCCTGGACGGGGCACCACTGACCGACCACTTCCGAGGAGTCACTGCCGCCGAGACCGCCCGCCTGTGTGAGGCAGCAGGCTGGGATCCCGAGAAGGTCTATCACCTCGACGGAGGCCAGACCTCCAAGATCGCCTACCGCTCACCGGACGCGCGACCTGATGCCGTCGGCAGCCTCCACTACCTGCGCTGGCCTGCCAACGCCACGCAGCCCTTCCACTGGCAGGGCCTTGACGGCCGCGTCCTCCGCAGCGCCCTGACGATCACCGCATCCGACCAGGAGGCTCCATGA
- a CDS encoding Gfo/Idh/MocA family oxidoreductase, protein MSANVLLIGVGPHARLNHLPALAQAQDSGLAGTVTGIDLPHVAARPLTYGTPDRPRTLPIVAVTPFPASQQQLPAAVRAVLDDVADREAITAAVVATEPSLHLPYTLWALGRGLSVLLDKPLTVRPAASTDPAAAAAIATDYQTLHHAYRQARQQYPGLAVSVLSQRRWHPAITRARELIAEVAEQTNCPITSIQSSHADGQWRMPDELLSQPYHGFDRGYGKAAHSGYHLFDTMPWLLAAAERPGKELDEVELHALAARPADTLAQLTVLDHERLIPGLAARNHLPQAELQRRTADFGEVDVFVHLALRSGGRTLTLGSINLAHHTFSQRHTLDPSPTDLYKGNGRVGQESHIIQQGPFQALHIHALQSLHAPDPAIDPTEIGGADHVAVHVFRNNRLRPDWRRHTTLRFADLVRDDLAPTQRAARTQAVTEFLAYLAGRIPRTSLRSDLATHYRPAQLMAGTYLSLAHRHTGTGQGDETLDFRPRAAQSGAAEPMAVVCR, encoded by the coding sequence ATGAGCGCCAACGTGCTGCTCATCGGCGTGGGCCCGCACGCCCGCCTCAACCACCTCCCCGCCCTCGCCCAAGCCCAGGACAGCGGCCTGGCCGGCACCGTCACCGGCATCGACCTGCCCCACGTCGCCGCCCGGCCGCTGACCTACGGCACCCCCGACCGGCCCCGCACCCTGCCGATCGTGGCCGTCACGCCGTTCCCCGCCTCCCAGCAGCAGCTCCCGGCCGCCGTGCGCGCCGTCCTGGACGACGTCGCCGACCGTGAGGCGATCACCGCCGCGGTGGTGGCCACCGAACCCTCCCTCCACCTGCCCTACACCCTGTGGGCGCTGGGCCGCGGTCTGTCGGTGCTCTTGGACAAGCCGCTGACCGTCCGCCCGGCCGCTTCCACCGACCCCGCGGCAGCCGCCGCCATTGCCACCGACTACCAGACCCTCCACCATGCCTACCGCCAAGCCCGCCAGCAGTACCCTGGCCTGGCGGTCAGCGTCCTAAGCCAGCGCCGCTGGCACCCCGCGATCACGCGCGCACGTGAACTGATCGCCGAGGTCGCCGAGCAGACCAACTGCCCGATCACCTCCATCCAGTCCAGCCACGCCGACGGTCAGTGGCGGATGCCGGACGAACTCCTCAGCCAGCCCTACCACGGCTTTGACCGCGGCTACGGCAAAGCCGCGCACTCCGGTTACCACCTGTTCGACACCATGCCCTGGCTCCTGGCAGCAGCCGAACGTCCCGGCAAGGAACTGGACGAAGTCGAACTGCACGCCCTCGCCGCCCGTCCCGCCGACACCCTGGCCCAGCTCACCGTCCTCGACCACGAACGCCTGATCCCTGGCCTGGCCGCCCGCAACCACCTCCCGCAGGCCGAACTGCAGCGCCGCACCGCCGACTTCGGGGAAGTCGACGTCTTCGTCCACCTCGCGCTGCGCAGTGGCGGACGCACCCTCACGCTGGGCAGCATCAACCTGGCCCATCACACCTTCTCCCAGCGCCACACCCTGGACCCCAGCCCCACCGACCTCTACAAGGGCAACGGCCGCGTCGGCCAGGAGAGCCACATCATCCAGCAGGGCCCCTTCCAAGCCCTGCACATCCACGCCCTGCAGAGCCTGCACGCCCCCGACCCCGCCATCGACCCCACCGAGATCGGTGGTGCTGACCACGTCGCCGTCCACGTCTTCCGCAACAACCGGCTGCGCCCCGACTGGCGACGGCATACCACCCTCCGCTTCGCGGACTTGGTGCGGGACGACTTGGCACCCACCCAGCGTGCCGCCCGTACGCAGGCCGTCACCGAGTTCCTGGCCTACCTCGCCGGCCGGATCCCCCGCACCTCGCTGCGGTCCGACCTGGCCACCCACTACCGCCCCGCCCAGCTGATGGCTGGCACCTACCTCTCGCTGGCCCACCGCCACACCGGCACCGGCCAGGGCGACGAAACCCTCGACTTCCGCCCCAGAGCAGCTCAATCCGGCGCCGCCGAGCCGATGGCGGTGGTCTGCCGATGA
- a CDS encoding protein kinase family protein: MTPLSTNNAAPDSLLAERFEQVRVACAAHTGPISHIAPCIGGNVSHVFRVHGPQGSVIVKLRGDRFAQIPELTTDPALIAVEHRALILFHQQLPTRFPTVLAFLPQQHALVMTDVFPDHRNWRDHLDRRPATPSETARLGRALAQVHHAAAQISEPLRPADGDDLFRAHTFDFCLRASGHPALDNACHALDQFPGHQLVLGDASPKNMSLAGDTVVFVDLDNVHRNAPLYDLGYLLAHLLLHHLARPRRVPALASVLLDAYSSTRLATTPWRRDQLLAAVAAGVLLYRIDAHVVPYPATAPPQDYHRLRARLLALLDSGPFTVPDLLHAVTDRNRR; the protein is encoded by the coding sequence ATGACCCCTCTCTCCACTAACAACGCGGCCCCGGACAGCCTCCTGGCCGAGCGCTTCGAGCAGGTGAGGGTCGCCTGCGCGGCGCACACCGGACCCATCAGCCACATCGCGCCGTGCATCGGCGGCAACGTCAGCCATGTCTTCCGCGTCCACGGCCCCCAGGGCAGCGTCATCGTCAAACTCCGAGGAGACCGCTTCGCGCAGATCCCCGAACTCACCACCGACCCGGCGCTGATCGCTGTCGAACACCGGGCCCTCATCCTGTTCCACCAGCAGCTTCCCACCAGGTTCCCCACCGTGCTGGCCTTCCTGCCCCAGCAGCACGCCCTGGTGATGACCGATGTCTTCCCCGACCACCGCAACTGGCGCGACCACCTGGACCGACGACCCGCAACCCCCTCGGAGACCGCCCGCTTGGGGCGCGCACTGGCCCAGGTCCACCACGCCGCAGCCCAGATCAGCGAACCCCTCCGCCCCGCCGACGGAGACGACCTCTTCCGCGCCCACACCTTCGACTTCTGCCTGCGCGCCAGCGGCCACCCCGCCCTGGACAACGCCTGCCACGCACTCGACCAGTTCCCCGGACACCAGTTGGTCCTCGGCGACGCCTCCCCGAAGAACATGAGCCTGGCCGGGGACACCGTCGTCTTCGTCGACCTCGACAACGTTCACCGCAACGCTCCGCTCTACGACCTCGGCTACCTGCTCGCCCACCTGCTGCTGCACCACCTCGCCCGACCCCGGCGCGTGCCCGCGCTGGCCTCGGTGCTGCTGGACGCCTACTCCAGCACCCGGCTGGCCACCACGCCGTGGCGTCGTGACCAGTTGCTCGCCGCCGTCGCCGCCGGAGTGCTGCTCTACCGGATCGACGCCCACGTCGTCCCCTACCCGGCCACCGCCCCGCCCCAGGACTACCACCGGCTCCGCGCCCGATTGCTGGCCCTGCTGGACAGCGGCCCGTTCACCGTCCCCGACCTCCTCCACGCCGTCACCGACCGGAATCGACGATGA
- a CDS encoding VOC family protein — protein MAHVLSSRVLLRPTDLERSRAFYRDDLGLEIYREFGTGPERGTVFFLGGGFLEVSGHSDAPASPGVRLWLQVADVRAVHRELAGRGVAVEREPVREPWGLLEMWISDPDGVRICVVEVPADHPLRHRP, from the coding sequence GTGGCCCATGTACTGAGCAGCCGTGTCCTGCTCCGCCCCACCGACCTGGAGCGCAGCCGCGCCTTCTACCGCGACGACCTCGGGCTGGAGATCTACCGGGAGTTCGGGACGGGCCCCGAGCGGGGCACCGTGTTCTTCCTCGGCGGCGGGTTCCTGGAGGTGTCGGGGCACTCGGATGCGCCCGCCTCCCCCGGCGTGCGGCTCTGGCTCCAGGTCGCCGATGTGCGGGCGGTCCACCGGGAGCTGGCCGGACGCGGGGTGGCGGTGGAGCGCGAGCCGGTACGGGAGCCGTGGGGGCTGCTGGAGATGTGGATCTCCGACCCGGACGGGGTGCGCATCTGTGTGGTCGAGGTCCCTGCGGACCATCCGCTGCGGCACCGCCCCTGA
- a CDS encoding nucleotidyltransferase family protein, translating to MQTSPPRVAALVLAAGAGRRLGGRPKALLEYRGRPLLEHAVAVVRDGGCAPVHVVLGAAREQVAAAADLTGCTVVAHPGWADGMGSSLRAGLASLPSGCPAALVMLVDTPGITAPAVARLLAAHRAGAELAVASYGGRRGHPVLIGARHFAEAAAAARGDRGARELLAAHAADLLLVECGDVAVPDDVDTPGDWARWSGRED from the coding sequence ATGCAGACATCACCGCCCCGGGTGGCCGCGCTGGTCCTGGCGGCCGGTGCCGGGCGCAGGCTGGGCGGGCGGCCCAAGGCGCTGCTGGAGTACCGGGGCCGACCGCTGCTGGAGCATGCGGTGGCGGTGGTCCGCGACGGCGGCTGCGCGCCGGTGCATGTGGTGCTGGGCGCGGCCCGGGAGCAGGTGGCTGCCGCCGCCGACCTGACCGGCTGCACGGTGGTCGCCCATCCGGGGTGGGCGGACGGCATGGGGTCCTCGCTGCGGGCGGGGCTGGCATCGCTGCCCTCCGGCTGCCCGGCCGCGCTGGTGATGCTGGTGGACACCCCGGGGATCACGGCTCCGGCGGTGGCCCGGCTGCTGGCCGCGCACCGGGCGGGCGCCGAGCTGGCGGTGGCGTCCTATGGCGGTCGGCGCGGCCACCCGGTGCTGATCGGCGCCCGCCACTTCGCCGAGGCGGCGGCTGCCGCCCGGGGCGACCGGGGCGCGCGGGAGCTGTTGGCGGCGCACGCCGCCGACCTGCTGCTGGTCGAGTGCGGGGATGTCGCGGTGCCGGACGATGTGGACACGCCCGGCGACTGGGCCCGCTGGTCCGGCCGGGAGGACTGA